From a single Loigolactobacillus coryniformis subsp. coryniformis KCTC 3167 = DSM 20001 genomic region:
- a CDS encoding helix-turn-helix domain-containing protein, with translation MVQTNPQLSLMQQFSQLLNFSFCEFTSSGQLITQVQRDMAVTLHPTQVVQRLPLFKSAQPQLFTVTHWQLLILCMPKLTEHHWNGFWLCFISLDAPSISHTAIDKDYVRKLATTIYLALYHKAATPKIHLTPKLDKLIADYSLRDLLLEELKTNEVTHYQEMNSIYEREKLLLAAITAGNLNRATSLGDQLLAIPEYIGMLSNDPLRRIKEFIIVTVVIVSRAANAGGVPAGESYFKGDKLIREAEKSVDLKNYKDFTRQIIAYYTHLVQRYQRQQLPTTVYQVEQYLQQHIYQPLSVEQVAAALNCAPATLSHTIKQATGLSLKQFILQRKVVEGRYLLKFSNRPIQEIATMLNFADPSHFTRVFRHYTGTTPSKFRH, from the coding sequence ATGGTACAAACAAATCCACAGCTTAGTTTAATGCAACAATTTAGCCAGTTATTAAATTTTTCGTTTTGTGAATTTACTAGCTCTGGACAATTGATCACCCAAGTGCAACGCGATATGGCCGTCACCTTACACCCAACCCAAGTGGTGCAGCGACTGCCATTATTTAAATCAGCCCAACCACAGTTATTCACAGTGACGCATTGGCAACTACTAATTTTATGTATGCCTAAATTAACAGAACACCATTGGAATGGCTTTTGGCTGTGTTTTATTTCATTGGACGCACCAAGTATTAGTCATACTGCCATTGATAAAGATTATGTCCGCAAATTAGCCACAACGATTTATTTAGCGCTATATCATAAGGCAGCCACGCCAAAAATCCATTTAACACCAAAATTAGATAAATTGATCGCCGATTATTCATTACGTGATTTACTATTAGAGGAATTAAAAACTAACGAAGTCACGCATTATCAAGAAATGAACAGTATTTATGAGCGCGAAAAGTTATTACTCGCCGCAATTACTGCCGGTAATTTAAATCGTGCAACCAGTTTAGGTGATCAATTATTAGCGATCCCGGAATATATTGGTATGTTAAGCAATGATCCGCTTAGACGCATTAAGGAATTTATTATTGTCACAGTCGTTATCGTTTCTCGTGCTGCTAATGCTGGTGGTGTCCCAGCTGGCGAATCTTATTTCAAAGGCGATAAGTTGATTCGCGAAGCAGAAAAATCAGTTGATTTAAAAAATTACAAAGATTTTACTCGACAAATCATCGCTTACTACACACACTTGGTACAACGTTATCAACGCCAACAACTACCCACTACTGTCTACCAAGTAGAACAGTACCTGCAACAACATATTTATCAGCCACTAAGCGTTGAACAAGTGGCTGCGGCATTAAACTGTGCACCGGCGACTTTATCACACACGATCAAACAAGCCACTGGCTTATCACTAAAACAATTTATTTTACAACGTAAGGTAGTCGAAGGCCGTTATCTCTTAAAGTTTTCCAACCGCCCAATTCAAGAAATCGCCACTATGTTAAATTTTGCTGATCCAAGCCACTTCACCCGGGTTTTTCGTCACTATACTGGTACTACTCCTTCTAAATTTCGCCACTAA
- the srlA gene encoding PTS glucitol/sorbitol transporter subunit IIC, whose product MHYITDFASGFMNLFQTGAKTFISWMSTIVPVVLLLLVLMNTIIAFLGEERMEKIAKASSRNVLTRYMLLPFLAAFMLGNPMSFTLGRFMPEFYKPSYYAAMAQFNHTSNGVFPHINPGELFIWMGIAQGVQKLGLNTMDLAIRYLLVGLIMNFIGGWVTDLTTAYVCKSSGVTLSKQVALNSKATE is encoded by the coding sequence ATGCATTATATTACAGATTTTGCATCAGGTTTTATGAACTTATTCCAGACTGGTGCTAAGACTTTTATTAGTTGGATGTCAACGATCGTACCAGTGGTTTTGTTATTGTTGGTTTTAATGAATACGATCATTGCCTTTTTAGGCGAAGAGCGAATGGAAAAAATCGCTAAGGCATCGTCAAGAAATGTTTTGACTCGTTATATGTTATTACCATTTCTAGCGGCATTCATGCTAGGCAATCCAATGTCGTTTACGCTAGGTCGATTTATGCCAGAGTTTTACAAGCCCAGCTATTATGCGGCAATGGCGCAGTTTAACCATACCAGTAATGGGGTTTTCCCGCATATTAATCCAGGTGAATTATTCATTTGGATGGGCATTGCACAGGGGGTCCAAAAATTAGGCTTGAATACGATGGATCTAGCCATACGTTACTTGTTAGTTGGTTTGATTATGAACTTCATTGGCGGCTGGGTCACCGACTTGACGACTGCATATGTTTGCAAGTCAAGCGGCGTGACCTTATCCAAACAAGTTGCACTTAATTCTAAAGCCACTGAATAA
- a CDS encoding PTS glucitol/sorbitol transporter subunit IIA: protein MDQTKTVVFETHVNEIGTEAKDFAAINMMIFFGNEAPAALRPSCYLIDVVPVQQTIVPGMVLLIDQQAYKVTAVGGEVQTNLSNLGHISVVFNGATKPELAGTMYVEAKDYPVVSVGSQVQLLA, encoded by the coding sequence ATGGATCAGACTAAAACAGTTGTTTTTGAAACGCACGTGAATGAGATTGGGACTGAAGCTAAAGACTTTGCTGCAATTAACATGATGATTTTCTTCGGTAATGAAGCACCAGCAGCTTTGCGTCCTTCGTGCTATTTAATTGATGTGGTGCCAGTACAACAGACCATTGTCCCTGGCATGGTGTTGTTAATTGATCAGCAAGCTTACAAAGTAACCGCGGTTGGCGGCGAAGTTCAGACTAATTTAAGCAATTTAGGTCATATCTCTGTTGTTTTTAATGGCGCAACTAAACCAGAGCTAGCAGGGACAATGTATGTGGAAGCTAAGGATTATCCTGTTGTCAGTGTTGGCAGTCAAGTCCAATTATTAGCCTAA
- a CDS encoding BglG family transcription antiterminator codes for MDNQDYRLLKRFITRESIPVAELIASENISQKTLQKRLAKLNENIHGIGQIKERHGRYFLQVIDYHGLSRLQSGYLRESLDFNDSEKRQAYIIQQLVTTTGYVVQDDLADTLMISRSTLSKDLDKLRRTLRVYDAEIVAQSNHGIKLVLDQAYQLPLLLLNEVYDYFAANYPLTPAVQQALAAVSNQINDQTTATRLQKLTAIMSFLWRDDRQIDLHVAHYQNLVRLTPEWQQLFRALSAQRQTNLTATEQDFICFPVNLKYSSLLSHSLVAQQLDKNQALLQQIKRQIEVHVQVELDYAEFYTQVKYHLLFLCYRSLFNMPASEIFTNEIIKNYPVAAELALIALNTLEQGLGAIIPTTEATYLTVYFQLALDAVQDQQHVAQQVGIVGNIGLGAQHFLKKQLAEVFADQIKVVAITDKAQLKQPDLPFLLIFSDQPLDLGDNRIPVIRIDDLFRTEELTTKITLSLVHKAIMAQACHLQITYLTPQADYQATVDQMIEQATLKGELAPSFKQMWHQRELQGSSVFENGIALPHTINEIAKPVIFLQIGILQKPLLVNKRKVHLIFLLGIPQQLNQQLNRVLDTLYDFIFSVVRQENVLQNLLHYRLDQPIEQLTEGI; via the coding sequence ATGGACAATCAAGATTATCGTTTATTGAAGCGATTTATCACTCGTGAGTCAATTCCCGTGGCTGAATTGATTGCTAGTGAAAATATTTCGCAGAAAACTTTACAGAAACGTTTGGCAAAGTTAAATGAGAATATACATGGTATTGGCCAAATTAAGGAACGGCATGGTCGCTATTTTCTTCAAGTTATTGATTATCATGGCTTGAGTCGACTGCAATCCGGTTATTTACGTGAATCACTAGACTTTAACGATAGTGAAAAACGGCAGGCCTATATTATTCAGCAATTAGTAACGACAACCGGCTATGTTGTTCAAGATGATTTAGCTGATACATTAATGATCAGTCGCAGTACCTTAAGCAAGGATTTAGACAAATTACGGCGTACGTTACGTGTTTACGATGCAGAAATTGTGGCGCAATCTAATCATGGTATTAAGTTAGTTCTAGACCAGGCTTATCAATTGCCATTACTATTACTCAATGAGGTCTATGATTATTTTGCGGCTAATTATCCGTTAACGCCTGCGGTGCAGCAAGCGTTAGCCGCTGTTTCAAACCAGATCAATGATCAAACGACCGCCACACGTTTACAGAAGTTGACCGCTATTATGTCGTTTTTGTGGCGGGATGATCGGCAAATTGATTTACATGTAGCCCATTATCAAAATTTAGTAAGATTAACGCCAGAGTGGCAGCAATTATTTCGCGCTTTATCGGCGCAACGCCAAACTAATTTGACGGCAACTGAACAGGACTTTATTTGTTTTCCTGTTAATTTAAAGTACTCCTCGTTGTTATCTCATTCCTTAGTCGCGCAACAATTAGATAAGAATCAAGCTTTATTACAGCAAATCAAGCGCCAGATCGAGGTACATGTTCAAGTTGAATTAGATTATGCTGAATTTTATACGCAAGTCAAATATCATTTACTTTTTCTGTGTTATCGTAGTTTGTTTAACATGCCTGCTAGCGAAATTTTTACCAACGAGATCATTAAGAATTATCCCGTTGCGGCCGAATTGGCATTGATTGCACTGAATACATTAGAGCAGGGATTAGGTGCCATTATTCCGACCACAGAAGCGACTTATTTAACGGTATATTTTCAGTTAGCTTTGGATGCGGTTCAAGATCAACAGCATGTCGCACAGCAAGTTGGAATCGTCGGTAACATTGGCTTAGGTGCTCAGCACTTTTTGAAAAAGCAGCTAGCGGAGGTCTTTGCTGATCAAATTAAGGTAGTTGCCATAACCGATAAAGCGCAATTGAAGCAACCTGATTTACCTTTCTTATTAATTTTTTCTGATCAACCATTGGATTTAGGGGATAATCGGATTCCAGTGATTCGAATCGATGATTTATTTAGAACTGAAGAGTTGACCACTAAAATCACTTTATCGCTAGTCCATAAAGCAATTATGGCGCAAGCATGTCATTTGCAAATAACTTATTTGACACCGCAAGCTGATTATCAAGCAACCGTTGATCAAATGATTGAACAGGCCACACTTAAAGGCGAATTGGCTCCTAGTTTTAAGCAGATGTGGCATCAACGCGAACTTCAGGGCAGTAGTGTTTTCGAAAATGGGATTGCATTGCCCCATACGATCAATGAAATCGCCAAACCAGTCATTTTTCTACAAATTGGTATCTTACAAAAGCCATTGCTGGTAAATAAGCGCAAAGTACATTTGATTTTCTTACTAGGTATTCCGCAACAGTTAAATCAACAGCTGAATCGAGTATTGGATACGTTGTATGATTTCATTTTTAGTGTGGTCCGTCAGGAAAATGTCTTACAAAATCTGTTGCATTATCGTCTGGATCAACCGATTGAACAACTAACGGAGGGGATTTAA
- the srlE gene encoding PTS glucitol/sorbitol transporter subunit IIB, whose amino-acid sequence MSWHSIRIVKGSGGYGGPLTITPTEQKHKFIYVTGGERPSIVDKIEKLTGMKAVDGFKTAIPDEETALAVIDCGGTLRCGIYPKKGILTVNVLPTGKSGPLQQFIHPEIYVSAVGDKQITLVDETTTEPATAETETEKAAVTETPKYETGKNITDQLQHKSIIAKIGIGAGKVVATFNQAAKDSVQTVINTIIPFMAFVALLIGIIQGSGIGKIFAKLMSPLAGNVIGLCVIGFICSLPFLSPLLGPGAVIGQVVGTLIGLEIGKGNIPPQYALPALFAINTQNACDFIPVGLGLEEAEAKTVEVGVPSVLYSRFINGVPRVIVAWLASFGLYAK is encoded by the coding sequence ATGAGTTGGCATAGTATTCGTATTGTAAAAGGTAGTGGCGGCTACGGCGGACCACTAACCATTACCCCAACTGAACAGAAGCATAAATTTATCTATGTTACCGGCGGCGAACGCCCAAGCATCGTGGATAAAATTGAAAAATTAACCGGTATGAAAGCAGTCGACGGCTTTAAAACCGCAATTCCTGACGAAGAAACTGCGCTGGCTGTTATTGACTGTGGTGGTACCTTGCGCTGTGGTATTTATCCCAAGAAGGGAATCTTGACGGTGAATGTATTGCCTACTGGTAAAAGCGGTCCCTTGCAACAATTTATTCATCCCGAAATTTATGTTTCAGCAGTTGGCGATAAACAAATTACGTTAGTTGATGAGACTACTACTGAACCAGCCACTGCTGAAACTGAAACCGAAAAGGCGGCCGTAACTGAGACTCCTAAATACGAAACCGGTAAAAATATTACTGACCAACTACAACATAAAAGTATTATCGCCAAAATTGGGATCGGTGCTGGTAAAGTCGTTGCAACGTTTAATCAGGCCGCAAAGGATTCTGTCCAAACTGTGATCAATACAATTATTCCTTTTATGGCATTTGTTGCCCTATTAATTGGTATTATTCAAGGATCTGGGATCGGCAAGATCTTTGCTAAGCTAATGTCGCCTTTAGCTGGTAATGTGATTGGTTTATGTGTGATCGGATTCATTTGTTCCTTACCGTTCTTGTCACCATTGTTAGGTCCTGGTGCAGTTATTGGTCAAGTTGTGGGTACATTAATTGGTTTGGAAATTGGTAAAGGCAATATTCCACCGCAATATGCTTTACCAGCACTATTCGCAATCAATACGCAAAACGCTTGTGATTTTATTCCAGTTGGTTTGGGGTTAGAGGAAGCAGAAGCTAAAACGGTTGAAGTCGGTGTGCCGTCAGTGCTTTATTCCCGCTTTATCAATGGGGTGCCACGGGTGATCGTTGCTTGGTTAGCTAGTTTTGGCTTATACGCGAAGTAA
- a CDS encoding SDR family oxidoreductase, producing the protein MLANWLELQGKTVVVTGGSSGIGDAIVRELVTQNVNVVNADLKEGKFQAKNLMFVQTDVTSPAAVESLVEQVVAKYGTIDGLVNNAGINLPRLLVDDKQPKGQYELTEAAFNKMFAVNVKSVFLMSQAVGRILVHKHEGVIVNMSSEAGLEGSIGQSVYSATKGAINSFTRSWAKELGQYNVRVVGIAPGIMEATGLRTPAYEEALAYTRHKTVEQLRAGYKSTSTTPLGRSGHLSEVADLVCYYLSNRSSYITGVTTNIAGGKSRG; encoded by the coding sequence ATGTTAGCAAATTGGTTAGAATTACAAGGTAAAACGGTGGTCGTAACGGGTGGCTCTTCTGGTATTGGTGATGCGATCGTGCGTGAGTTAGTCACACAAAATGTAAACGTTGTTAATGCTGATTTAAAAGAAGGCAAATTTCAGGCTAAGAACCTAATGTTTGTCCAAACAGATGTCACTTCACCTGCAGCAGTTGAATCTTTAGTTGAACAAGTTGTGGCTAAATATGGAACAATCGATGGATTGGTCAATAATGCTGGTATTAATTTGCCACGGCTATTGGTAGACGATAAACAACCAAAGGGACAATATGAATTAACTGAAGCTGCCTTCAATAAGATGTTTGCGGTCAATGTTAAAAGCGTTTTCTTAATGAGCCAAGCAGTTGGGCGGATTTTAGTGCACAAGCACGAGGGCGTCATTGTTAATATGTCATCTGAAGCAGGACTTGAAGGCTCGATTGGTCAAAGTGTTTATTCAGCTACTAAGGGCGCGATTAATAGCTTTACGCGGTCATGGGCAAAGGAACTTGGCCAGTATAATGTGCGCGTAGTTGGGATTGCACCAGGAATCATGGAAGCAACTGGTTTGCGCACACCGGCTTATGAAGAAGCTTTAGCCTATACACGGCATAAAACGGTTGAACAATTACGTGCTGGCTATAAGAGTACAAGTACGACACCACTTGGCCGTAGTGGGCATTTGTCAGAAGTTGCTGATTTAGTTTGTTACTATTTATCCAATCGTTCCAGCTATATTACTGGGGTAACGACAAATATTGCTGGCGGGAAATCGCGTGGTTAG
- a CDS encoding ABC transporter ATP-binding protein has translation MTLLELQDIGYQVAGQNVLQHIELTVAAQDYITITGPSGSGKSTLLRVIAGLLTRTSGQLLLAGKEWAEYDPILYRREVSYAVQQPQLFGQTVADNLRFPFQIRQQDFDQKRAVAALASVNLPAAYLDKPINDLSGGERQRVAILRNLLFPPQILLLDEISTGLDNENKAILHQEIMRVNQENGVTILAVTHDNEEISGANRLIKIVAGKMEANQ, from the coding sequence ATGACATTATTAGAATTACAAGATATTGGTTATCAGGTTGCGGGGCAAAATGTGTTGCAGCACATTGAACTCACTGTAGCAGCACAGGATTATATTACGATCACAGGTCCGTCAGGTAGTGGTAAAAGCACGTTATTACGCGTAATTGCCGGACTTTTAACTAGAACTAGCGGCCAGTTATTGTTGGCTGGTAAAGAGTGGGCGGAATATGATCCGATTTTGTATCGACGCGAGGTTTCATATGCGGTACAACAGCCGCAATTATTTGGACAAACTGTAGCCGATAATCTCCGGTTTCCGTTTCAAATCCGGCAGCAGGATTTTGATCAAAAACGAGCCGTTGCGGCGCTGGCCAGTGTGAACTTACCAGCCGCTTATCTAGATAAGCCGATCAATGATCTGTCCGGTGGGGAGCGCCAGCGGGTCGCTATTTTACGCAATCTACTTTTTCCACCACAAATCTTGTTATTAGATGAGATCAGTACAGGACTAGATAATGAGAATAAAGCGATCCTGCATCAGGAAATTATGCGCGTCAATCAGGAAAATGGGGTAACGATTTTGGCGGTGACCCACGATAATGAGGAGATCAGTGGTGCCAATCGATTGATCAAAATCGTGGCTGGAAAAATGGAGGCGAATCAATGA
- a CDS encoding ABC transporter permease: MNLAVSNTTLIFAALLVFVALYIGYREKLGVDKDIIIGVVRAIIQLVVVGYLLKYVFRINNVWLTLILILIIIFNAAYNANKRAAGIRHALPISLLAILSSTGLTLAVLVFSGSIRFIPSQMIPISGMIASNSMVAIGLCYRNMNSSFRDRRQQVLERLALGADLRLASIDIVRESIRTGMAPTIDSAKTVGIVSLPGMMSGLIFAGVDPVHAIKYQILVTFMLLSATSIGSVIACYLAYKQFYNEQKQLL, translated from the coding sequence ATGAATTTAGCGGTCAGTAATACTACTTTGATTTTTGCCGCTTTACTCGTTTTTGTGGCGTTGTATATCGGCTATCGTGAAAAGTTAGGCGTCGATAAAGACATTATAATCGGCGTCGTGCGGGCAATTATTCAACTGGTTGTGGTTGGTTACTTATTGAAATACGTTTTTCGCATCAATAATGTGTGGCTGACTTTGATTTTGATCTTGATTATTATTTTTAACGCCGCATATAATGCCAATAAACGGGCTGCTGGTATTCGGCATGCATTGCCAATTTCATTGTTGGCGATTTTATCAAGTACCGGATTAACCTTAGCGGTGCTGGTTTTTTCGGGTTCAATTCGTTTCATTCCATCACAAATGATTCCCATCTCTGGTATGATCGCCAGTAATTCAATGGTGGCGATCGGCCTTTGTTACCGTAACATGAATAGTAGCTTTCGTGATCGGCGTCAACAGGTGCTAGAACGTTTGGCCCTAGGTGCTGATTTACGACTAGCTTCGATCGATATCGTTCGTGAAAGTATTCGTACTGGGATGGCACCAACAATTGATTCAGCTAAAACTGTAGGTATTGTGAGCTTGCCAGGGATGATGTCCGGTTTGATTTTTGCTGGCGTCGATCCTGTACACGCAATTAAATACCAAATTTTAGTGACGTTCATGTTATTGTCGGCGACCAGTATTGGGTCGGTGATTGCTTGTTACTTGGCGTATAAGCAATTTTATAATGAACAGAAGCAGTTGTTGTAG
- a CDS encoding transcriptional regulator GutM, translating into MLIIILIIFVAFILQAGLGFLQLRNFTHHYQALRRQGRVLIGRNPKRLQAGTLLLIALDQDGVIRACQLMKGVTIFARFQTVTRFNGQSFLEVATDYKQLARESRLLRQCLLNAYQTLIKYHSGQLNEHDFSGQTNFFDLPLITYIRNQLQHFGHYLKKVGS; encoded by the coding sequence ATGCTGATTATTATTTTGATTATTTTCGTTGCCTTTATTCTACAGGCCGGACTGGGATTTTTACAGTTACGAAATTTTACTCACCATTATCAGGCTCTTCGGCGGCAAGGACGAGTGTTGATTGGACGCAATCCTAAACGATTGCAAGCGGGCACGTTACTTTTGATTGCTTTAGATCAAGATGGCGTGATTCGCGCTTGCCAATTAATGAAAGGGGTTACTATTTTTGCTCGTTTTCAAACGGTGACTCGCTTCAATGGGCAGTCCTTTCTGGAAGTAGCTACAGATTATAAGCAGCTAGCACGTGAGTCCAGATTATTAAGACAATGTTTATTGAATGCTTATCAAACGTTGATCAAATATCACAGTGGTCAGTTAAACGAGCATGATTTTAGCGGTCAAACGAACTTTTTTGATTTGCCACTAATCACTTATATTCGTAATCAACTACAACACTTTGGCCATTATCTAAAGAAAGTAGGCAGTTAA
- a CDS encoding DDE-type integrase/transposase/recombinase: protein MLTPLLTYLVQIIKFQRALIIFLLAQLIDIFDHSRLPSTDKPTYKRFNQFQVDDKLPILAADIGPESLNYEQLIIDYMTKTGKDLKPIRRRQGTVITFQNQRCPRCNAPSDYLYANNGKGNQLKCKICAFSFQNGDAQKKKAVVLRCPYCQHRLEAHHHRSNFDVLRCPNDQCSFRLKQIKQLSVAEAKQFKEQPSSFKVRYTFRNFKFDLKGLAASSPVQAKVDLSKIQASPEVLGLVLTYHINYGLSARRTAAIMYDVHGVKISHQTIHNYEEAVATVIRPFWANYPYELSNQLVGDETYVKVKGKWNYIFYFYDAVKKLILADYITPNRTTESAVVAINQVLQKMSERPADLQFVVDANPIYQVAQLYFAQQGINFKIKQVVGLTNKDPISKEYRFLKQTIERLNRSFKGNYRSATGFNSPTGSASYTALYSAAYNFLRPHEALDYKVPVHLPELDNKPRMYDKWLALIDLAQSQLPTA from the coding sequence GTGCTTACACCATTATTAACTTATTTAGTCCAAATAATCAAGTTCCAACGTGCATTGATCATCTTTTTGTTGGCCCAGCTGATTGATATTTTTGACCATTCGCGCTTGCCCAGCACCGATAAACCAACCTATAAACGCTTTAATCAATTTCAAGTTGACGATAAATTACCAATTTTAGCAGCCGATATTGGTCCAGAATCACTTAATTATGAGCAACTGATCATTGACTACATGACCAAAACCGGCAAAGATCTAAAACCAATTCGGCGCCGACAAGGCACCGTGATCACGTTCCAGAACCAACGTTGCCCACGCTGTAATGCCCCAAGCGACTATCTATACGCTAATAACGGTAAAGGTAATCAGCTTAAGTGTAAGATCTGCGCTTTTAGCTTCCAAAATGGTGATGCGCAGAAGAAGAAAGCGGTGGTACTTCGTTGCCCATACTGCCAACATCGATTGGAAGCTCATCACCACCGTAGTAACTTCGATGTGTTACGTTGTCCTAATGACCAATGTTCATTTCGTTTAAAACAAATCAAGCAGTTATCCGTAGCTGAAGCCAAACAATTCAAGGAACAGCCATCTAGCTTCAAAGTACGCTACACTTTCCGTAACTTTAAATTCGATCTCAAAGGCTTAGCGGCTAGTTCGCCAGTTCAAGCCAAGGTCGATTTGAGTAAGATCCAAGCCAGCCCTGAGGTTTTAGGGCTTGTCCTGACCTATCACATTAACTATGGCCTGTCGGCCCGTCGTACCGCAGCCATCATGTACGACGTTCACGGCGTTAAGATCTCCCACCAAACCATTCACAACTACGAAGAGGCGGTAGCGACCGTTATTCGACCATTCTGGGCTAACTATCCTTACGAACTTTCCAACCAATTAGTTGGTGATGAGACTTACGTCAAGGTCAAAGGTAAGTGGAACTATATCTTTTACTTTTACGACGCGGTTAAAAAGCTAATTCTAGCCGACTATATAACGCCCAACCGCACAACTGAATCAGCGGTCGTTGCCATCAATCAAGTCCTACAGAAGATGTCCGAACGTCCAGCCGACCTACAGTTCGTAGTCGACGCCAATCCCATTTATCAAGTAGCACAACTTTATTTTGCTCAACAAGGGATCAATTTTAAAATCAAGCAAGTAGTAGGGTTGACCAACAAAGATCCAATCAGTAAAGAGTATCGTTTCTTGAAACAAACAATTGAGCGTTTAAACCGTAGTTTTAAGGGCAATTATCGGTCGGCCACTGGTTTTAACTCACCAACCGGTTCAGCCAGTTATACCGCCTTATATTCAGCGGCTTATAACTTTTTACGCCCGCACGAAGCGCTAGATTATAAGGTGCCGGTACACCTACCAGAGCTGGACAATAAACCGCGCATGTACGATAAATGGTTGGCCTTGATTGATCTAGCACAAAGCCAATTACCAACTGCATAA